One genomic window of Halorhabdus sp. CBA1104 includes the following:
- a CDS encoding carbohydrate ABC transporter permease, which yields MSQTVEERTDGHSSEGRWASLTKDQKFGLKLILPAFTLMAIVHGFPIVMGFVMSFYKFPSLDIAEWFRPETFVALTHYIDIFEPETFIGSQIVGSMKATLIYTVGCVTGVFTLGMIAALALNHDFRGKLAARTAILVPWVVPIVPMLLTWRMMLAFDGSINGLLLMTPLFDSVQSLPQWLLGPNSLLTIIITNIWRQFPWAAIMLYAGLQSIPQQLYEAADIDGASRWGKFRHVTLPQLMPVSTVILLLMILWTLVNFTIPYVLLGSQPSESANVLIVLAYNAGFSQSQYGAGAAISFLLFIIAMIFAYVYYKRTVQSEYQGGAI from the coding sequence ATGTCCCAGACCGTAGAGGAACGTACCGACGGCCATTCGTCCGAGGGCAGATGGGCCTCGTTGACGAAAGATCAAAAATTCGGATTGAAGCTCATCCTACCGGCGTTTACGCTCATGGCGATCGTCCACGGCTTCCCGATCGTCATGGGTTTCGTGATGAGCTTCTATAAGTTTCCGTCCCTGGACATCGCTGAATGGTTCAGACCGGAGACGTTCGTCGCGTTGACACACTACATCGATATTTTCGAGCCGGAGACGTTCATCGGATCACAGATCGTCGGCTCGATGAAGGCGACGCTCATCTACACCGTGGGATGTGTGACCGGCGTGTTCACGCTCGGGATGATCGCGGCGCTCGCGCTCAATCACGATTTCAGAGGGAAGCTCGCAGCCAGGACCGCGATTCTGGTTCCGTGGGTCGTCCCCATCGTGCCGATGCTGTTGACCTGGCGGATGATGCTGGCTTTCGACGGTTCGATCAACGGCCTGTTGTTGATGACGCCGTTGTTCGATTCAGTCCAGTCGCTCCCACAGTGGCTCCTGGGGCCCAATTCACTCTTGACGATCATCATCACGAACATCTGGCGACAGTTCCCGTGGGCGGCGATCATGTTGTACGCCGGGCTCCAGTCGATCCCCCAGCAGCTCTACGAGGCGGCTGATATCGATGGAGCCAGTCGGTGGGGTAAGTTCCGGCACGTGACGCTTCCACAATTGATGCCCGTCTCGACGGTCATCCTCCTGTTGATGATCCTCTGGACGCTCGTCAACTTCACCATCCCGTACGTCCTTCTGGGATCACAGCCCAGTGAGTCCGCGAACGTACTGATAGTACTCGCCTACAATGCCGGCTTCAGCCAATCCCAGTACGGGGCTGGAGCGGCAATCAGCTTCCTGCTGTTCATCATCGCGATGATCTTCGCGTACGTGTACTACAAGCGCACTGTGCAGAGCGAATACCAAGGAGGTGCCATCTAA